From a region of the Paenibacillus sp. R14(2021) genome:
- a CDS encoding AMP-dependent synthetase and ligase: MQSNYNNFTQPNQLLAQCEQLIQQLTHQTQQASMQYEQLMRQEQENAMQLEQLAQREKQAAHIIQTALQGHQTAIQQLHQISNACNQLVNTSNTFATSMVSPQYNQSNDVLRTQ; this comes from the coding sequence GTGCAATCGAATTACAATAACTTTACGCAGCCGAATCAGCTCCTCGCACAGTGTGAACAATTAATTCAGCAATTAACCCATCAGACACAGCAAGCATCCATGCAATATGAACAACTAATGAGACAAGAACAAGAAAACGCCATGCAGCTGGAACAACTTGCCCAACGCGAAAAACAAGCCGCCCATATCATTCAAACCGCATTACAAGGCCATCAAACGGCGATTCAACAGCTGCATCAAATTTCGAATGCTTGCAATCAATTGGTAAATACGTCGAACACCTTTGCCACGTCTATGGTATCGCCTCAATATAATCAATCGAATGACGTTCTTAGAACGCAATAG
- a CDS encoding Hsp20/alpha crystallin family protein gives MHLMPYDRFRHLDNMKREFDRFFTNDHSHLSTGFGHSIGNPSVDVHETNDEVIALCDIPGLEKKEDVSIEIENNMLLISGSINRRHEIMEENIHRQERYMGRFHRSIGLPAVVNPEDVRATYKNGVLVIHMPKAQPNTKKRIDVDFH, from the coding sequence ATGCATTTGATGCCCTATGATCGGTTTCGTCACTTGGATAACATGAAGCGCGAATTTGACCGCTTCTTTACAAATGACCATTCTCACCTTAGTACCGGGTTTGGTCATAGCATTGGTAATCCGAGCGTAGATGTACATGAAACGAATGATGAGGTTATTGCGTTATGTGATATCCCCGGCCTTGAAAAGAAGGAAGATGTAAGTATTGAAATTGAAAATAACATGCTCTTGATAAGCGGCAGCATTAACAGAAGGCATGAGATTATGGAAGAGAATATACACCGGCAAGAACGCTACATGGGTCGATTCCATCGTTCAATTGGACTTCCAGCCGTTGTGAATCCAGAAGACGTTAGGGCAACTTATAAAAACGGCGTTTTAGTCATTCATATGCCTAAAGCTCAGCCGAACACAAAAAAACGAATCGATGTCGATTTCCACTAA
- a CDS encoding spore coat protein — protein MNNQINLPEEDISNTILADLKRVTREYATAATESVCPQIRKMFTDLLNETLTMQGELYTVLKQANLYNASSPVLQQEIDKQIAQYKQTQQKTSQFAEQSVLQFQ, from the coding sequence GTGAATAATCAAATCAATCTACCTGAAGAAGACATTTCCAATACCATTTTGGCGGATTTAAAACGCGTTACTAGGGAATATGCGACGGCTGCAACGGAATCTGTCTGTCCTCAAATCAGGAAAATGTTCACGGACCTGCTAAATGAGACGCTAACGATGCAGGGTGAGCTTTACACGGTTTTGAAGCAGGCAAACTTGTATAATGCCTCGTCGCCGGTCCTGCAACAAGAGATCGATAAGCAAATTGCTCAGTATAAGCAAACACAACAAAAAACGTCTCAGTTTGCTGAACAAAGCGTCCTTCAATTTCAATGA
- a CDS encoding DUF2935 domain-containing protein, protein MQAALFEHRFWLQILGDHGRFIVNSLSPIENQDIQHASYFIQAFDNLLEQARRGGSETEVSTINNKALALTIEFRAFKLDLLRRMLLGTVIISLTPSFINHMLNELEEYLRILNDLVAGKPVPVFDALHYDFLWLPDAAGHAAAIASDLDAVEKALIKRSQKFEKHFNQLYLKSIEMAGFMRTNLKEFPAFGRLHKEVGIEMKCFMGFLNELEELEITAEVLDRISPLMPDHMFREECYYLGKLANLGLVSNPNCQADKPRIQG, encoded by the coding sequence ATGCAAGCCGCATTATTTGAACATCGTTTTTGGCTGCAGATATTGGGGGATCATGGAAGGTTTATCGTTAACTCATTGTCTCCGATTGAAAACCAGGATATCCAACATGCATCCTATTTTATTCAAGCATTCGATAATCTTCTTGAGCAAGCGCGAAGGGGAGGTTCGGAAACAGAGGTTAGTACGATCAATAACAAAGCCCTTGCGCTTACGATCGAGTTCAGAGCGTTCAAATTGGATTTACTGCGCAGAATGCTTCTTGGAACAGTAATCATCAGTTTAACGCCTTCGTTTATCAATCATATGCTTAACGAATTGGAAGAATATCTGCGTATTTTAAATGATTTGGTCGCTGGTAAACCGGTGCCGGTATTCGATGCGCTGCATTATGATTTTTTGTGGCTGCCTGATGCAGCGGGTCATGCGGCTGCGATTGCAAGCGATTTGGATGCAGTCGAGAAAGCTTTAATCAAGCGGAGCCAAAAATTCGAGAAACACTTTAATCAACTTTATCTTAAAAGCATTGAAATGGCCGGCTTCATGCGAACAAATTTAAAGGAGTTTCCTGCTTTCGGGAGGCTCCATAAGGAAGTCGGCATTGAAATGAAATGCTTTATGGGATTCTTAAATGAATTGGAGGAATTGGAAATAACCGCTGAGGTATTAGACCGGATCAGTCCGTTAATGCCTGACCACATGTTTAGAGAAGAATGCTATTACTTAGGAAAACTCGCAAACCTTGGACTAGTTTCGAATCCAAACTGTCAGGCGGATAAACCAAGAATACAAGGGTGA
- a CDS encoding WGxxGxxG family protein, whose protein sequence is MKKLRTLAILSLSCLSIMMSEGMLSAAGNMTSPSTQSNQSYDNRSTNSYNATSTTGGGNYRATAANDNDNDFDWGWLGLLGLIGLAGARNRSRNQDRDRA, encoded by the coding sequence TTGAAAAAACTGAGAACACTAGCAATACTGTCGCTAAGTTGCTTGTCGATAATGATGAGCGAAGGAATGTTGAGTGCAGCAGGCAACATGACTTCACCTTCAACCCAAAGTAACCAGTCTTATGACAACCGTTCGACGAATAGTTACAATGCGACCTCAACCACTGGAGGAGGAAACTACAGGGCAACGGCAGCTAATGATAATGATAATGACTTCGATTGGGGCTGGCTGGGCCTTTTAGGTTTGATCGGATTAGCTGGTGCGAGGAATCGCTCGCGTAACCAAGACCGTGACCGTGCTTAA
- a CDS encoding MFS transporter has translation MKEKKKLDLAALSSIPLIMTLANSMLIPILPLMQRELKISDLQTSLIITVYAAVSIVCIPIAGYLSDRFGRKRIIVISLIVVAVGGLVSGLAAWLMSMHSSYYVILLGRFIQGVGAAGAFPIVIPLVGDMFDSKEEVSSGLGMIETSNTFGKVISPVLGSALALVLWFLPLAVIPLISIFSILAVIFFVKAPEPGDSAAEQDSNTDNRFRSFVHHTVSLLAEKGHWLYAIFAIGCLGMFIMFGFLYYLSSVLEHHYHIDGIKKGLLLAIPLSAICLASYITGKIVGENKLRMKVFSAIGLIVLTAAMVTCGLANTKGLWFLISLMFVSGGGIGLVLPSLDALITEGIEKKQRGTITSLYSSARFIGVALGPLIASVMLKSEAWLFYLFAGCALLCSILALFTIKPNKEKKEHLKS, from the coding sequence ATGAAAGAGAAAAAGAAATTGGATCTGGCAGCGTTGTCGTCCATACCCTTAATTATGACGCTTGCGAATTCCATGCTGATACCGATTCTTCCTTTGATGCAGCGGGAGTTGAAAATTTCCGACTTGCAGACGAGCTTAATTATAACGGTGTATGCTGCCGTGTCGATCGTATGTATTCCGATTGCCGGGTATTTATCGGATCGCTTTGGCCGGAAACGCATTATTGTCATTAGCTTAATCGTTGTTGCGGTCGGCGGATTGGTCTCGGGACTGGCTGCATGGTTAATGAGTATGCACAGCAGTTATTATGTTATTTTGCTGGGGCGGTTCATCCAAGGCGTAGGAGCCGCCGGAGCTTTTCCGATTGTAATCCCCTTGGTCGGAGACATGTTTGACAGCAAAGAAGAAGTGAGCAGCGGGCTCGGCATGATCGAAACCTCCAATACGTTTGGCAAAGTAATAAGTCCCGTATTGGGCTCGGCCCTTGCTTTGGTTTTATGGTTTCTGCCGCTCGCCGTTATTCCGTTGATTTCGATCTTCTCGATCCTGGCTGTGATCTTCTTCGTGAAAGCCCCCGAACCTGGCGATTCCGCTGCTGAACAGGATTCGAACACGGATAACCGCTTCCGGTCATTTGTGCATCATACCGTTTCATTATTAGCCGAGAAAGGACATTGGCTTTATGCGATTTTCGCTATCGGCTGCCTTGGCATGTTCATCATGTTTGGTTTTCTATACTATCTTTCTTCTGTACTTGAACATCATTACCATATCGACGGCATAAAGAAAGGTCTCTTGTTGGCAATTCCGCTGAGCGCTATCTGTCTAGCCTCTTATATCACGGGCAAAATCGTGGGCGAAAATAAGCTCCGTATGAAGGTATTCAGCGCGATCGGGCTTATCGTACTAACTGCTGCCATGGTGACCTGCGGCCTAGCCAACACGAAAGGTTTGTGGTTTCTCATCTCGCTCATGTTCGTTAGCGGCGGCGGAATCGGTTTGGTCCTCCCAAGCCTTGATGCACTGATTACGGAAGGCATCGAGAAGAAGCAGCGCGGGACGATTACTTCTTTGTATAGCAGTGCCCGGTTCATTGGGGTTGCATTAGGTCCCCTGATTGCATCGGTCATGTTAAAGAGCGAGGCGTGGTTATTCTACTTATTCGCCGGTTGCGCGTTACTCTGTTCCATTCTTGCTCTGTTTACAATCAAGCCTAATAAAGAAAAAAAGGAGCACTTGAAATCATGA
- a CDS encoding LysE family transporter, which yields MSVLFGYFLLGLSLSAPIGPINAAQLDKGMKHGFLHAWLIGIGAMMADIFFMVLVFFGLVHFISIPFIQTFLWLFGAFVLIYTGIESVNGARKVPLARSDSGNSAYGKTLLSGFLLSVSNPLSILFWLGIYGSVLIEMTVRYDTRELAAASLAIIAGIAFWDISMAGLAGFFRKWLNGPLIQFISIISGLSLIGFGAYFGFEAFRMLFG from the coding sequence GTGTCCGTTCTTTTCGGTTATTTTTTGCTCGGCCTTTCTCTATCTGCTCCGATCGGCCCGATCAACGCAGCGCAGTTGGACAAGGGCATGAAGCATGGATTTCTGCATGCCTGGCTAATCGGCATTGGTGCAATGATGGCGGATATTTTTTTTATGGTACTCGTCTTTTTTGGGCTGGTTCACTTTATCTCGATCCCGTTTATTCAGACGTTTCTATGGCTGTTCGGCGCTTTCGTGCTCATCTACACCGGAATCGAAAGCGTGAACGGCGCGCGGAAAGTGCCGCTTGCCCGGTCGGATTCTGGAAATTCCGCCTACGGGAAGACACTACTGTCGGGCTTCCTCTTGTCGGTGTCCAATCCGCTGTCTATCTTGTTCTGGCTCGGCATTTACGGCTCCGTTCTCATCGAGATGACGGTCCGGTACGATACTCGCGAGCTAGCGGCGGCCAGTCTGGCTATCATCGCGGGAATAGCCTTTTGGGACATCTCGATGGCGGGTTTGGCCGGATTCTTCCGAAAATGGTTGAACGGCCCGTTGATCCAGTTCATTTCGATCATTTCCGGACTGTCGTTAATCGGATTTGGCGCGTATTTTGGATTTGAGGCGTTCCGAATGCTGTTTGGGTGA
- a CDS encoding DUF2512 family protein — MKFILKWLVNGVIVVSLLMYYADVSFWNAAITATALTLIAYFVGDQLILRSTNNMVATLADFVLAYLILWFAADQMDWDLNGGEILVIAVILGIAEWFIHRYVFQEELSVRAK; from the coding sequence ATGAAATTTATTTTAAAGTGGCTGGTCAATGGCGTAATCGTCGTGTCTCTGCTCATGTATTACGCGGATGTCTCCTTTTGGAATGCAGCCATTACTGCCACGGCATTGACGTTAATTGCTTATTTTGTGGGTGATCAGCTTATTTTGCGATCAACCAATAACATGGTGGCGACACTAGCGGATTTCGTGCTGGCTTATCTGATTTTATGGTTTGCAGCGGATCAAATGGACTGGGATTTAAACGGCGGCGAAATTTTGGTTATTGCGGTTATCCTGGGAATTGCAGAATGGTTTATTCATCGATATGTTTTTCAGGAAGAGTTATCTGTTAGGGCAAAGTGA
- a CDS encoding AMP-dependent synthetase and ligase, translating to MQSNYTNFTQPNQVLAQCERLIQQLTNQTQQASMQYEQLMRQEQENAMQLEQLAQREKQAAHIIQTALQGHQMAIQQLHQISNACNQLVNTSNTFATNMISQQQNNQTNDFLRTQH from the coding sequence ATGCAATCGAATTACACTAACTTTACGCAGCCGAACCAGGTCCTCGCACAGTGCGAACGTTTGATTCAGCAATTAACTAATCAGACGCAGCAAGCATCCATGCAGTATGAACAGCTAATGAGACAGGAACAAGAAAACGCCATGCAGCTGGAACAACTTGCCCAACGGGAAAAACAAGCCGCCCATATTATTCAAACCGCATTGCAAGGCCATCAAATGGCGATTCAACAGCTGCATCAAATTTCGAATGCTTGTAATCAATTAGTAAATACGTCGAATACCTTCGCTACGAATATGATATCGCAGCAGCAAAATAATCAAACGAATGATTTTCTTAGAACTCAACATTAG
- a CDS encoding DUF3231 family protein encodes MGILSGKSKEEPMHYGEIFTVWTASSMAKGTVSCYQTYLNHSGDKELQKVLGDLINQAELEIAELDKILVENGIAPAPVMPERPPVKLEDIPVGARFTDPEMAAKIAADVSLGLVACSQAIGMSVREDIGALFAKYHMTLTAIGLKILKMNKEKGWLIPPPLQIKRPEPVHA; translated from the coding sequence ATGGGTATTTTAAGCGGTAAATCAAAAGAAGAACCCATGCATTACGGTGAAATATTTACTGTATGGACGGCATCTTCAATGGCAAAAGGTACTGTGTCTTGTTACCAAACGTACTTGAACCATTCTGGAGACAAAGAGTTACAAAAAGTGCTTGGCGACCTAATTAATCAAGCCGAGCTTGAAATTGCAGAGTTGGATAAAATCCTCGTTGAGAATGGAATAGCGCCAGCGCCAGTAATGCCAGAGAGACCGCCAGTAAAGCTAGAAGATATACCTGTCGGCGCCAGATTCACTGATCCCGAAATGGCTGCAAAAATAGCGGCAGACGTGTCATTAGGGTTAGTTGCATGCAGTCAAGCGATTGGAATGTCCGTCAGAGAAGATATTGGTGCTTTATTCGCTAAGTACCATATGACGTTGACAGCAATTGGACTTAAAATACTGAAAATGAATAAAGAAAAAGGTTGGCTCATTCCTCCTCCTCTGCAGATCAAGAGACCCGAACCCGTGCATGCTTAA
- a CDS encoding ribonuclease J, whose product MNVRADQISIAALGGVNEVGKNMYLVQFNDDIIVVDCGSKFPDESLLGIDIIIPDITFLIENQNKIRGLVITHGHEDHIGGVPYIIKQLNMPVYATRLTLGLIKGKLREHGLIGTTELHEIDSNSELTLGSMQVQFFRTNHSIPDCLGIAFQTPLGTVVHTGDFKFDLTPVNEQYADIHKMAEIGKNGVLALLSESTNAERPGFTPSERQVGEHIEEAFKKARGKIFLSTFASNVHRVQQVIDAAEKTNRKLVLLGRSMVNVVDIASSLGYLRLPNGMLVEASESKNFAPHELVILCTGSQGEPMAALARLANGTHRQIHVDAGDTVILASSPIPGNERNVGHIVDNLFEKKALVIYGSGTVTGMHVSGHASQEELKLMLTLMKPKYFIPIHGEYRMLHQHRQLAEAVGVEPSHIFIINNGDVVDIQASEARKNRRIPNGNTLVDGLGIGDVGHIVLRDRKVLSEDGILIIVVTIAKSDNKIVNGPDIISRGFVYVRESEGLMGEVQRVARSTITQLQSTKSNANWNDYKQTLKESIGKFVYAHTKRRPMILTIIIQV is encoded by the coding sequence GTGAACGTTAGGGCAGATCAAATCTCAATCGCTGCACTAGGTGGCGTGAATGAAGTTGGCAAAAATATGTACCTGGTTCAATTTAACGATGACATCATTGTCGTGGACTGCGGATCGAAATTTCCGGATGAAAGCTTGCTTGGTATAGATATCATTATTCCGGACATTACCTTTTTGATCGAAAACCAAAACAAAATTCGGGGTTTGGTTATTACCCATGGGCACGAAGATCATATTGGCGGAGTCCCTTACATTATAAAACAGCTGAACATGCCGGTTTATGCAACTCGTCTAACGCTTGGTCTGATTAAAGGAAAACTTAGGGAGCATGGGTTAATTGGCACCACAGAACTCCATGAAATCGATTCGAATTCTGAACTTACGCTTGGGTCGATGCAAGTACAATTCTTTCGTACGAATCACAGCATTCCCGATTGCCTTGGGATTGCTTTTCAAACGCCGCTAGGAACGGTTGTTCATACCGGAGATTTTAAATTTGACTTGACCCCGGTAAATGAACAATATGCAGATATTCATAAGATGGCCGAAATTGGGAAGAACGGCGTTCTGGCGTTATTATCGGAGAGCACGAATGCGGAACGACCCGGGTTTACCCCTTCCGAACGGCAAGTAGGCGAACATATCGAGGAGGCTTTCAAGAAGGCTAGAGGAAAAATATTCCTCTCCACCTTTGCATCCAATGTACATCGGGTACAGCAGGTTATCGACGCTGCCGAGAAGACGAACCGCAAATTAGTTCTGCTTGGCAGAAGTATGGTCAACGTTGTCGACATTGCCTCGTCCCTCGGTTACTTGAGATTGCCGAACGGGATGCTTGTAGAAGCCTCAGAAAGCAAAAACTTTGCGCCGCACGAATTGGTCATACTATGCACAGGAAGCCAAGGGGAACCCATGGCTGCATTAGCACGGCTAGCGAACGGAACCCATAGACAAATTCACGTGGATGCTGGTGACACTGTTATTCTTGCCTCATCCCCCATTCCAGGCAACGAACGCAACGTAGGGCATATCGTGGATAATTTGTTCGAAAAAAAAGCACTGGTTATCTACGGGTCAGGCACTGTGACGGGGATGCACGTGTCAGGACATGCCAGCCAAGAAGAATTAAAACTCATGCTTACATTAATGAAGCCAAAATACTTTATTCCGATACATGGAGAATATCGCATGCTTCACCAACATCGCCAACTGGCAGAAGCAGTAGGTGTGGAACCCAGCCATATTTTCATCATCAATAATGGGGATGTCGTAGACATTCAGGCTTCCGAGGCTCGCAAGAATCGCAGAATTCCAAACGGGAATACACTCGTTGACGGTTTAGGAATCGGAGATGTTGGTCATATCGTCTTGCGAGACCGTAAAGTGTTATCGGAGGACGGAATTCTGATCATCGTCGTGACCATTGCCAAATCGGATAACAAAATCGTTAATGGCCCTGATATTATTTCTCGCGGTTTTGTCTATGTACGGGAATCAGAAGGTCTTATGGGAGAAGTACAGCGAGTAGCGCGTTCTACCATTACTCAGCTTCAAAGTACAAAATCAAATGCCAATTGGAATGACTATAAGCAAACGCTTAAAGAATCAATCGGAAAGTTTGTGTATGCTCATACGAAGAGAAGGCCCATGATTCTTACGATTATCATTCAAGTTTGA
- a CDS encoding YjcZ family sporulation protein → MGYGMSNVGGVGQGYGPGCGGGYGAGFGAGGILVLFILLVIITRSWLF, encoded by the coding sequence ATGGGTTACGGAATGAGTAACGTTGGTGGTGTAGGTCAAGGTTATGGCCCTGGTTGCGGCGGCGGTTATGGTGCTGGCTTCGGTGCCGGAGGAATACTTGTACTGTTCATATTATTGGTAATCATCACTCGTTCCTGGCTGTTCTAA
- a CDS encoding manganese catalase family protein produces the protein MYYYKEELINKIEVDQPDPAAAKVLQETLGGQFGEMRTMMQYFFQSSNFRGKEKQFRDLLRGVFLEEIAHVELVQNTINQLLNGAGESAPGNAGVDAAPLDEAIKHANPHHFIMGAKSSLPVDAGGNPWNGSWVYSHGNLISDMLNNVVLESTGVLQKTRIYEMSANKTFRETLGFLIVRDNAHQNAFAKALETLGVDWGKLFPVPNYDINKYPECRKYVDMGFHNVQFNFRLDQTRIGEVLHGKSPSRNGQEFTVTPPPVGYMVPQLPDMPNEHSPGLVDMMQ, from the coding sequence ATGTATTATTACAAAGAAGAATTAATCAACAAAATCGAAGTGGACCAACCCGATCCTGCAGCAGCGAAAGTATTGCAAGAAACCCTTGGCGGTCAGTTTGGCGAGATGCGAACGATGATGCAATATTTTTTCCAAAGCTCCAATTTTAGAGGGAAAGAGAAACAATTTCGTGATTTACTGCGAGGTGTTTTCCTGGAGGAGATCGCACATGTCGAGCTCGTTCAAAACACGATTAACCAACTGCTGAACGGAGCGGGGGAATCTGCGCCGGGGAACGCAGGTGTGGATGCCGCGCCGCTGGACGAAGCGATTAAGCATGCGAACCCGCATCATTTCATTATGGGGGCGAAAAGCTCACTTCCGGTGGATGCCGGGGGCAATCCATGGAATGGTTCTTGGGTGTACAGTCATGGCAACTTAATCAGCGATATGCTGAACAACGTTGTTCTAGAATCAACGGGTGTGCTGCAGAAAACAAGGATTTATGAAATGAGCGCAAACAAAACGTTCCGAGAAACGCTAGGTTTCCTGATCGTCCGTGACAACGCGCATCAGAATGCTTTCGCCAAAGCGTTGGAGACATTAGGGGTAGATTGGGGCAAATTGTTTCCGGTACCGAATTACGACATCAACAAATATCCGGAATGCCGCAAATACGTAGACATGGGTTTTCATAATGTTCAGTTTAATTTCAGGCTGGATCAGACCCGTATCGGCGAAGTGCTTCATGGCAAGTCACCTAGCCGCAATGGTCAAGAGTTCACTGTAACGCCTCCACCCGTTGGATATATGGTGCCTCAGCTCCCGGATATGCCTAATGAGCACAGCCCAGGCTTAGTCGATATGATGCAATAA
- a CDS encoding MBL fold metallo-hydrolase, which produces MNRLPEDIDYLRTAIANVVFVGVPGSSDWVLIDAGIMTYGDNIRTAAAERFGPNKPRAIILTHGHFDHVGSLKDLLEHWDVPVYAHPLEMPYLNGQEDYPPADPSVGGGLMAAFSPVYPHKGIDIHQFVKELPNDGSITELPEWRWIHTPGHTKGHISLYRDRDRMIIAGDAFITVKQESAWAVITQEEEIHGPPAYFTFDWQHAWASVRTIAELNPRSAITGHGHPMYGNELQIGLRRLAEQFDQLAIPVKA; this is translated from the coding sequence ATGAACCGATTACCTGAGGATATTGATTACTTACGGACAGCAATTGCAAATGTCGTGTTTGTCGGTGTTCCGGGCAGCAGCGATTGGGTATTAATTGATGCAGGTATCATGACCTATGGGGACAATATCAGAACTGCAGCCGCCGAACGATTCGGTCCGAATAAGCCTCGCGCCATTATTTTGACACATGGACATTTCGACCATGTTGGCTCTTTGAAAGATCTGCTTGAACACTGGGACGTTCCGGTTTACGCACATCCGCTTGAAATGCCTTATCTGAATGGGCAGGAAGATTACCCGCCTGCTGATCCTTCCGTCGGAGGCGGACTAATGGCCGCATTTTCCCCGGTGTATCCGCATAAGGGAATTGATATTCACCAGTTTGTGAAGGAACTGCCGAACGATGGATCGATTACCGAGCTTCCGGAATGGCGGTGGATCCATACGCCAGGGCATACAAAAGGACATATTTCCTTATACCGCGATCGCGATCGCATGATCATTGCCGGAGACGCATTTATAACGGTCAAGCAGGAATCGGCTTGGGCTGTGATAACCCAGGAAGAGGAAATTCACGGCCCGCCTGCTTACTTTACATTCGACTGGCAGCACGCTTGGGCTTCGGTGAGAACAATCGCTGAACTGAATCCGCGGTCAGCTATCACCGGGCACGGCCATCCAATGTACGGAAACGAACTGCAGATCGGCTTAAGGCGCTTGGCTGAGCAGTTTGATCAGTTGGCTATACCGGTTAAAGCATGA
- a CDS encoding amino acid permease, whose product MASTETKAVNGGNQEEKNEPPKLKWWQLSLLGVGCTIGTGFFLGSAISIKAGGPAALLSYAIAALVTLVVFDVLAKMTAEEPLEGSFRAYAKKAFGRWAGFSSGWVYWSSELLIMGSQLTALSLFTRHWLAGVPMWIFAACYGALGLCVVVIGTKAFERVENVFAVVKIAAILMFIVIALLVVLNVIYVHGERHTFTDSVTPFAPFGFIGWWSSLLLAIYAFGGIEVMGLMAMRLQKPEEAPKAGRVMLLLLAVIYIASLLLAILLVPWQTFHSKQSPFMLALALFRLPWALTVFNAVLIVAGFSTMVASLFAVTKILVTLAKDKDAPTFFTRSWKGKPIAAISLTTGGLVLSTVFALLMPGRIYEYFTIAAGLMLLYNWLFILASSFKLLKLTVWGRVKSMAGMAVLLAAVAGCVVHHMSRPGFYISLAFAAVIGVLTLVMRKRWKGGAPSGPQQGRTERFSPKQHSERLKSKIRAKSD is encoded by the coding sequence ATGGCTTCTACTGAAACGAAAGCGGTAAACGGGGGAAATCAAGAAGAGAAGAACGAACCGCCTAAGCTGAAATGGTGGCAGCTTTCGCTGCTTGGCGTCGGCTGCACGATCGGTACTGGATTTTTTCTGGGCTCCGCCATATCGATTAAGGCTGGGGGACCGGCGGCATTGCTTTCTTATGCCATCGCTGCGCTCGTCACGCTGGTCGTCTTCGACGTCCTGGCGAAAATGACAGCCGAAGAGCCGCTCGAAGGCTCCTTCAGGGCATATGCCAAGAAGGCCTTCGGGCGGTGGGCTGGATTCAGCAGCGGCTGGGTCTATTGGTCGTCCGAGTTGTTGATTATGGGCAGCCAGCTGACAGCATTATCGCTCTTTACACGCCACTGGTTGGCCGGTGTCCCGATGTGGATCTTCGCCGCCTGTTACGGGGCGCTCGGCCTGTGCGTGGTCGTGATTGGGACGAAAGCGTTCGAACGGGTGGAAAATGTATTCGCCGTCGTAAAGATCGCTGCCATTCTCATGTTTATCGTCATCGCCTTACTTGTCGTGCTGAACGTCATCTACGTCCACGGCGAGCGCCATACCTTCACTGACTCCGTAACGCCGTTTGCCCCCTTTGGCTTCATAGGATGGTGGTCGTCGCTACTGCTGGCGATATACGCATTCGGCGGCATTGAAGTCATGGGACTCATGGCGATGCGGCTTCAGAAGCCGGAAGAGGCGCCGAAAGCCGGACGCGTGATGCTGCTTCTGCTTGCGGTGATCTATATCGCTTCCCTGCTGCTCGCCATTCTGCTTGTACCTTGGCAGACGTTTCATTCCAAACAAAGCCCGTTCATGCTGGCGCTCGCTCTATTCCGGCTGCCATGGGCGCTTACCGTGTTCAACGCCGTTCTCATCGTCGCGGGATTCTCGACAATGGTCGCCTCCTTGTTTGCGGTAACTAAAATTCTCGTCACGCTCGCCAAAGATAAAGATGCTCCGACCTTTTTCACCCGGAGCTGGAAAGGAAAGCCGATTGCCGCGATTAGCCTTACAACGGGCGGGCTCGTACTGTCGACCGTGTTCGCGCTGCTGATGCCGGGCCGAATCTATGAATATTTCACGATTGCCGCCGGATTGATGCTGCTTTACAATTGGCTGTTTATTCTTGCGAGCTCGTTCAAGCTGTTGAAGCTTACTGTTTGGGGCCGCGTCAAGAGCATGGCTGGCATGGCCGTGCTGCTGGCGGCAGTGGCAGGCTGCGTCGTCCATCATATGAGTCGTCCCGGTTTCTACATCAGCCTTGCCTTCGCGGCTGTGATCGGCGTGCTTACCCTCGTCATGAGGAAACGTTGGAAAGGCGGGGCGCCAAGCGGTCCGCAGCAAGGCAGGACCGAGCGTTTCTCACCCAAACAGCATTCGGAACGCCTCAAATCCAAAATACGCGCCAAATCCGATTAA
- a CDS encoding DUF4023 family protein — MESTSDFVKKFEATQEKQRKNAGRGKGKPSQKLANVQHTNNP; from the coding sequence ATGGAATCCACTAGTGACTTCGTAAAAAAGTTTGAGGCTACTCAAGAGAAGCAGCGGAAGAATGCGGGGAGGGGTAAAGGCAAGCCGTCACAGAAATTAGCTAACGTGCAGCATACGAACAACCCTTAA